A genomic window from Silene latifolia isolate original U9 population chromosome Y, ASM4854445v1, whole genome shotgun sequence includes:
- the LOC141631026 gene encoding protein FAR1-RELATED SEQUENCE 3-like, with product MDNAHVNHGPVQTLRMFKQYVKGYKNVGASLQDFKKFSRDVKKYIKEYDAQMLIENFTQKKAMSPSFYFDFDVDDQSRITKLFWADPISIKNYALFGDVVSVDATYNFNQYKMVFVPFMGVDNHKGCVTFAAGLIRNENAESFSWLFQNFVTAMGDRYPITIITDQCRGIKKAVKGVFGDKTRH from the coding sequence atGGATAATGCTCATGTAAACCATGGTCCTGTGCAAACATTGAGGATGTTCAAACAGTATGTGAAGGGATACAAAAATGTGGGTGCTTCTTTAcaagatttcaaaaaattttcaagGGATGTAaagaaatatatcaaagaatatGATGCCCAGATGTTAATAGAGAACTTCACGCAGAAAAAGGCTATGTCTCCATCTTTCTATTTTGACTTTGATGTGGACGATCAAAGCAGAATAACTAAGCTTTTCTGGGCAGATCcaatatcaattaaaaattaTGCCCTTTTTGGTGATGTTGTTTCTGTTGATGCCACTTATAActtcaaccaatataaaatggtgTTTGTCCCTTTCATGGGTGTTGATAACCATAAGGGTTGCGTTACTTTTGCAGCGGGTTTGATACGAAACGAAAATGCAGAATCATTTTCGTGGTTGTTTCAAAATTTTGTAACGGCTATGGGTGATCGCTATCCTATTACTATAATAACTGATCAATGTAGAGGCATCAAAAAAGCTGTTAAGGGTGTGTTTGGTGACAAAACACGCCACTGA
- the LOC141631027 gene encoding uncharacterized protein LOC141631027 — MDAQRWKYSKMFERIGILCRHILWVLKDRGFDHIPKEYLALRWSKPQPPTLFLLLLEKSVLAIVCVESRENNISELWSEVFSAVSLVEDSEEHSDAIFQLLRSFNEKLIISIKSGKSKDKKAEIEMLLWSKIPTEVTVLPPEKCKNKGSGKRITSNKEKAVLENTKPLRKCRACGEMSNHDSRNCPSRLP; from the exons ATGGATGCTCAGAGATGGAAATATTCTAAG AtgtttgaaagaattgggatacTCTGTAGGCACATTTTATGGGTGTTGAAAGATAGGGGGTTTGATCATATACCTAAAGAGTATTTAGCACTGAGATGGAGCAAACCGCAACCTCCCACCCTCTTTCTCTTGTTGTTGGAAAAATCAGTACTAGCGATTGTGTGTGTCGAAAGTCGCGAGAACAATATAAGTGAATTATGGTCGGAGGTATTTAGTGCAGTCTCACTTGTTGAGGATAGTGAGGAACATTCTGATGCGATATTTCAATTGCTCCGGAGTTTCAATGAAAAGTTGATTATTTCAATTAAGTCGGGAAAGTCAAAAGATAAGAAAGCTGAGATTGAGATGCTTCTTTGGTCAAAAATTCCAACTGAAGTTACTGTTTTACCACCAGAGAAGTGCAAGAATAAGGGATCGGGAAAGAGGATAACATCAAACAAGGAAAAGGCAGTCTTGGAAAATACAAAGCCTCTGAGAAAATGCCGTGCTTGCGGTGAAATGAGTAACCATGATAGTAGAAATTGCCCGAGTCGACTCCCTTGA